A region from the Diorhabda sublineata isolate icDioSubl1.1 chromosome X, icDioSubl1.1, whole genome shotgun sequence genome encodes:
- the LOC130451630 gene encoding MFS-type transporter SLC18B1-like isoform X1 encodes MEPDVNKNIPSVSEVVDNNERTSYPATTVKAEEGNTVITKSLTKKFTWKQKCTLVMLLAADFMCYCSMSIMAPFYPQEAANRGMTQSMAGFVFGYFALVVFLSSPVFGKICPRVGVKFLFIVGLFTSGICTVIFGTLHHIEDYSGFTTLSFVIRGIAALGSSAYSTAAYVIVMNTFPDNAGAIRGILETFVGLGLCAGPGIGGVLFDIGGFGLPFYVVGIVSVLIAPINLCILEKPQKLKIDANSGSLTSLLKLTPIMMTCFIMIVVSMTWGFLDPTLEPHLSKKFSLSNTMIGLLFLMMSGTYAISCPFWGWLTDKLDVYWWLMTVGLFGNSVILLFLGPCLGFLPEPLWLNMVSLSLLGITVGMSLMPTYQFILDSALENGYTDDIATHSVIAGLWSSVYSLGEVLGPVLGGSLMQHYDFSNTCATFAALNLIVGALTTLFLMNRKQLSFKGNILSVFTKPEIYQNGTADIIIEKEQKRTENIKTK; translated from the exons TTTAACTAAGAAATTCACATGGAAACAAAAATGTACACTGGTGATGTTACTGGCGGCGGATTTCATGTGTTATTGTTCAATGTCGATCATGGCACCGTTTTATCCACAAGAAGCTGCAAATCGAGGAATGACACAGTCAATGGCAGGCTTTGTTTTTGGATATTTCGCTTTAGTTGTTTTTCTATCATCCCCGGTGTTCGGTAAAAtt tgtcCAAGAGTGggtgttaaatttttatttattgttggaCTATTTACGTCAGGGATATGTACTGTGATATTTGG AACGTTACATCACATAGAAGATTACAGTGGTTTCACAACATTGTCGTTTGTTATAAGAGGCATTGCTGCCTTAGGGTCTAGTGCCTACTCAACTGCCGCTTATGTGATAGTAATGAATACTTTTCCCGATAATGCCGGTGCTATCAGA ggAATTTTAGAAACTTTTGTAGGATTGGGATTGTGTGCAGGTCCAGGAATTGGCGGCGTACTTTTTGAT ATCGGAGGCTTTGGCCTACCATTTTACGTAGTAGGAATAGTTTCGGTTTTAATAGCTCCAATAAACTTGTGCATACTGGAAAAACCGCAAA AATTAAAGATAGACGCCAATTCTGGTTCTCTAACTAGTCTGTTGAAATTAACACCAATAATGATGACATGTTTCATCATGATTGTGGTATCAATGACCTGGGGATTTTTAGATCCAACTTTGGAACCTCATTTGAGTAAG aaattttctcTGTCCAATACAATGATAGGATTGTTATTCCTAATGATGTCTGGAACATATGCGATCTCCTGTCCGTTTTGGGGATGGTTGACAGACAAACTAGATGTTTATTGGTGGTTGATGACCGTAGGGTTGTTTGGAAACTCtgtgatattattatttttaggaCCATGTTTAGGTTTTCTGCCAGA ACCTTTATGGCTGAACATGGTGAGTCTCTCACTCTTAGGAATAACTGTAGGCATGTCGTTAATGCCTACGTATCAGTTCATTTTGGACAGTGCTTT GGAAAATGGATACACTGATGATATAGCTACACATTCAGTGATAGCTGGTTTGTGGTCATCTGTCTATTCGCTAGGTGAAGTCCTTGGTCCAGTTCTCGGAGGATCTCTTATGCAACATTACGATTTTTCCAATACCTGTGCTACATTTGCAGCACTGAATTTGATCGTAGGAGCATTAACAACACTATTTCTTATGAACAGAAAACAGCTATCAtttaaaggaaatattttaagtgtttttaCAAAACCTGAGATTTATCAAAACGGTACTGCggatattattattgaaaaagagCAGAAGAGGACAGagaatattaaaacaaaataa
- the LOC130451630 gene encoding MFS-type transporter SLC18B1-like isoform X2, which yields MLDILCVYLVIMVSLTKKFTWKQKCTLVMLLAADFMCYCSMSIMAPFYPQEAANRGMTQSMAGFVFGYFALVVFLSSPVFGKICPRVGVKFLFIVGLFTSGICTVIFGTLHHIEDYSGFTTLSFVIRGIAALGSSAYSTAAYVIVMNTFPDNAGAIRGILETFVGLGLCAGPGIGGVLFDIGGFGLPFYVVGIVSVLIAPINLCILEKPQKLKIDANSGSLTSLLKLTPIMMTCFIMIVVSMTWGFLDPTLEPHLSKKFSLSNTMIGLLFLMMSGTYAISCPFWGWLTDKLDVYWWLMTVGLFGNSVILLFLGPCLGFLPEPLWLNMVSLSLLGITVGMSLMPTYQFILDSALENGYTDDIATHSVIAGLWSSVYSLGEVLGPVLGGSLMQHYDFSNTCATFAALNLIVGALTTLFLMNRKQLSFKGNILSVFTKPEIYQNGTADIIIEKEQKRTENIKTK from the exons TTTAACTAAGAAATTCACATGGAAACAAAAATGTACACTGGTGATGTTACTGGCGGCGGATTTCATGTGTTATTGTTCAATGTCGATCATGGCACCGTTTTATCCACAAGAAGCTGCAAATCGAGGAATGACACAGTCAATGGCAGGCTTTGTTTTTGGATATTTCGCTTTAGTTGTTTTTCTATCATCCCCGGTGTTCGGTAAAAtt tgtcCAAGAGTGggtgttaaatttttatttattgttggaCTATTTACGTCAGGGATATGTACTGTGATATTTGG AACGTTACATCACATAGAAGATTACAGTGGTTTCACAACATTGTCGTTTGTTATAAGAGGCATTGCTGCCTTAGGGTCTAGTGCCTACTCAACTGCCGCTTATGTGATAGTAATGAATACTTTTCCCGATAATGCCGGTGCTATCAGA ggAATTTTAGAAACTTTTGTAGGATTGGGATTGTGTGCAGGTCCAGGAATTGGCGGCGTACTTTTTGAT ATCGGAGGCTTTGGCCTACCATTTTACGTAGTAGGAATAGTTTCGGTTTTAATAGCTCCAATAAACTTGTGCATACTGGAAAAACCGCAAA AATTAAAGATAGACGCCAATTCTGGTTCTCTAACTAGTCTGTTGAAATTAACACCAATAATGATGACATGTTTCATCATGATTGTGGTATCAATGACCTGGGGATTTTTAGATCCAACTTTGGAACCTCATTTGAGTAAG aaattttctcTGTCCAATACAATGATAGGATTGTTATTCCTAATGATGTCTGGAACATATGCGATCTCCTGTCCGTTTTGGGGATGGTTGACAGACAAACTAGATGTTTATTGGTGGTTGATGACCGTAGGGTTGTTTGGAAACTCtgtgatattattatttttaggaCCATGTTTAGGTTTTCTGCCAGA ACCTTTATGGCTGAACATGGTGAGTCTCTCACTCTTAGGAATAACTGTAGGCATGTCGTTAATGCCTACGTATCAGTTCATTTTGGACAGTGCTTT GGAAAATGGATACACTGATGATATAGCTACACATTCAGTGATAGCTGGTTTGTGGTCATCTGTCTATTCGCTAGGTGAAGTCCTTGGTCCAGTTCTCGGAGGATCTCTTATGCAACATTACGATTTTTCCAATACCTGTGCTACATTTGCAGCACTGAATTTGATCGTAGGAGCATTAACAACACTATTTCTTATGAACAGAAAACAGCTATCAtttaaaggaaatattttaagtgtttttaCAAAACCTGAGATTTATCAAAACGGTACTGCggatattattattgaaaaagagCAGAAGAGGACAGagaatattaaaacaaaataa